The following are encoded in a window of Planctomycetota bacterium genomic DNA:
- a CDS encoding DUF5703 domain-containing protein has protein sequence MAVAAATWFSLAAAVAAAETANRTDRYNVVWETPSKDSSGSMPLGNGSTGLNAWINPAGELEFYISRTDSWGDNARLLKVGKVRVTLDPAPPVVPFEQTLSLKDATMNVRCGEGETAAAMRLWVDANHPVIHLTVDSAQPRVATASIELWRTQRQELPSLECSDVLNRSKSGQKTIVEPDTVLANQTGRIGWYHHNAKSVGPAMTGEIQGLKGFERPDPLLDRTFGAVIQAEGGRRLDDLHLESPAATHHAFSITVATRHPSTPEQWLKAVDETSAATQKIPFARRRDAHERWWRDFWDRSWIHAASGGPARTPVAEKVVEAADDAYVVSRAYALQRFITACAGRGAYPIKFNGSIFTVPCPGRPGDADYRQWGPGYWWQNTRLPYVSMCASGDFDLMQPLFQMYGRDLMPLLRYRTRLYLDHAGAYIPECIYFWGDMFSETYGWTPFHERKDKLQESRWHKWEWVSGPELVYMMLDYYDHTLDAAFLADTLLPTAHEILTFFDQQYKVDDRGKLVMHPSQACETWWDCTNPMPELAGLHAVTEWLLSLPQPLTTPEQRAFWAALRKKLPDLPTREVDGKRMLAPAGQFATKQNCENPELYAVFPFRRIALGRPDIELGIEALRYQWDKGNSGWRQDDIFMAYLGLADDARRNLVGRARNKHQGSRFPAFWGPNYDWIPDQDHGGVLMKALQAMLMQTEPATGSRYDGKIYLLPAWPRNWNVKFKLHAPRATTVEGEYRDGKMVRLNVTPESRRADMVVISR, from the coding sequence ATGGCCGTTGCTGCGGCCACGTGGTTCTCCCTTGCGGCCGCAGTCGCCGCGGCCGAGACAGCAAACCGGACGGACCGGTACAACGTCGTGTGGGAGACGCCGAGCAAGGATTCGTCCGGTTCGATGCCGTTGGGGAACGGCTCAACCGGGCTGAACGCCTGGATCAATCCGGCGGGTGAGTTGGAGTTCTATATCAGCCGCACGGATAGCTGGGGCGATAACGCCCGGCTGCTGAAGGTCGGCAAGGTGCGCGTGACGCTGGACCCGGCGCCGCCCGTGGTTCCCTTTGAGCAAACGCTTTCGCTAAAGGACGCCACGATGAACGTCCGCTGCGGCGAGGGCGAAACGGCGGCGGCCATGCGCCTGTGGGTGGACGCCAACCACCCGGTGATCCACCTGACCGTGGACAGTGCCCAGCCACGGGTGGCCACGGCATCCATCGAACTGTGGCGGACCCAGCGCCAGGAGTTGCCCAGCCTGGAGTGCAGCGACGTTCTGAACCGGTCGAAATCCGGCCAGAAGACCATCGTGGAGCCCGACACCGTGCTGGCGAACCAGACCGGCCGCATCGGCTGGTATCACCACAACGCCAAGTCCGTCGGCCCGGCCATGACGGGCGAGATCCAGGGCCTGAAGGGGTTCGAACGCCCGGACCCGCTGCTCGACCGCACCTTCGGCGCCGTGATCCAGGCCGAGGGCGGCCGGCGCCTCGACGACCTGCACCTGGAGTCCCCCGCCGCGACGCATCATGCGTTCAGCATCACCGTGGCGACCCGACACCCGTCCACGCCCGAACAGTGGCTCAAGGCCGTGGACGAGACAAGCGCGGCAACGCAGAAGATCCCCTTTGCCCGGCGGCGCGACGCGCACGAGCGGTGGTGGCGCGACTTCTGGGACCGCAGTTGGATCCACGCCGCCTCAGGTGGACCGGCGCGCACGCCGGTCGCGGAGAAGGTCGTCGAAGCGGCGGACGACGCCTACGTCGTCAGCCGGGCGTACGCCCTTCAGCGGTTCATCACCGCCTGCGCCGGCCGGGGGGCGTATCCGATCAAGTTCAACGGCTCGATCTTCACGGTGCCCTGTCCCGGCAGGCCCGGCGACGCCGACTACCGCCAGTGGGGCCCGGGTTACTGGTGGCAGAACACGCGCCTGCCCTACGTCAGCATGTGCGCTTCGGGCGACTTCGACCTGATGCAGCCCCTGTTTCAGATGTACGGCCGCGACCTGATGCCGCTGCTCCGGTACCGGACCCGCCTGTACCTCGACCACGCGGGCGCCTACATCCCCGAATGCATCTACTTCTGGGGCGACATGTTCAGCGAAACTTACGGTTGGACGCCGTTCCACGAGCGCAAGGACAAACTCCAGGAGAGCCGCTGGCACAAATGGGAATGGGTCTCCGGCCCCGAACTGGTTTACATGATGCTCGACTACTACGACCACACGCTCGACGCGGCGTTCCTGGCCGACACGCTGCTTCCCACGGCCCACGAGATCCTGACGTTCTTCGACCAGCAGTACAAGGTGGACGATCGCGGCAAACTGGTCATGCATCCGTCGCAGGCGTGTGAAACGTGGTGGGACTGCACGAACCCGATGCCGGAACTGGCGGGCCTCCACGCGGTGACCGAGTGGCTGCTCTCGCTGCCCCAGCCCCTGACCACGCCGGAGCAGCGCGCGTTCTGGGCCGCCCTGCGCAAGAAACTGCCTGACCTGCCGACTCGCGAGGTCGACGGCAAGCGCATGCTCGCCCCCGCCGGGCAATTCGCCACGAAACAGAACTGTGAGAACCCGGAACTCTACGCGGTCTTTCCCTTTCGCCGCATCGCCCTCGGCCGGCCCGACATCGAACTGGGCATCGAGGCCCTCCGGTACCAATGGGACAAGGGCAACTCCGGCTGGCGCCAGGACGACATCTTCATGGCCTACCTCGGCCTGGCCGACGATGCCCGCCGGAACCTCGTCGGCCGCGCCAGAAACAAGCACCAGGGTTCGCGGTTCCCCGCCTTCTGGGGTCCCAACTACGACTGGATCCCCGACCAGGACCACGGCGGCGTGCTGATGA
- a CDS encoding acetylxylan esterase, translating to MRMLGAIGCLILWSLPGRIPAASGGPARTPVAEKGDEAADDPPSPKACPTGRRASAGIRAELVSRAYAGDAGGKKEVPSMKYASTSPQMALAWQKELRSKLAVLLKVDDLIARKTAIPFQSKVISTVRREKYVFQDLEINSTAGRRIQVAMAVPTGLKGPFPAVVCIAGHHDTRLTCYEEGSGYFRLAHVLAEKGYVTICIRVSQHEVYEKDRTLMGERLWDLMRCLDLLASLEEVDRQRIGCAGLSLGGEMAMWLGAMDERVQAVVCAGFLTRMDQIERNHCMCWKFPGLREIADFSDIFSLIAPRALLCQNGLKEPQSQFPVSVAREALRDIEAAYKDFGKPENLSFVAHDGGHVFDLPSLMTFIEERLGRCHSAGPGGLTVRPTWHKRYGIREVSFERR from the coding sequence ATGCGGATGCTCGGCGCGATCGGTTGTCTTATCCTCTGGTCTCTGCCGGGCCGGATTCCCGCCGCCTCAGGTGGACCGGCGCGCACGCCGGTCGCGGAGAAGGGCGACGAAGCGGCGGACGACCCGCCTTCGCCCAAGGCCTGCCCGACCGGCAGGCGGGCTTCGGCGGGCATCCGCGCCGAACTCGTCAGCCGGGCGTACGCCGGTGATGCCGGCGGCAAGAAGGAAGTCCCCAGCATGAAGTACGCTTCCACGTCTCCGCAGATGGCACTGGCCTGGCAGAAGGAACTGCGGTCGAAGCTCGCCGTCCTTCTCAAGGTGGACGACCTGATCGCCAGGAAGACGGCGATACCGTTTCAGAGCAAGGTGATCTCCACGGTTAGGAGGGAGAAGTATGTATTTCAGGACCTGGAGATCAACAGCACGGCCGGCCGACGCATTCAGGTCGCGATGGCGGTTCCGACGGGCCTCAAGGGCCCGTTTCCGGCGGTGGTATGCATTGCCGGGCACCATGACACCCGCTTGACGTGCTACGAAGAGGGGAGCGGCTATTTTCGGCTCGCGCACGTCCTGGCCGAGAAGGGCTACGTGACGATCTGCATCCGCGTTTCGCAGCACGAGGTCTACGAGAAGGACCGCACGCTGATGGGCGAGCGCCTCTGGGATCTCATGCGATGCCTGGACCTGTTGGCGTCGCTGGAGGAGGTGGACCGGCAGCGCATCGGCTGCGCAGGCTTGTCGCTGGGCGGCGAGATGGCGATGTGGCTGGGGGCGATGGATGAGCGTGTGCAGGCCGTCGTCTGTGCCGGTTTCCTCACCAGGATGGACCAGATAGAGCGGAACCACTGCATGTGCTGGAAGTTCCCGGGCCTGAGGGAAATCGCTGACTTCTCCGACATCTTCTCGCTGATCGCGCCGCGGGCCTTGCTCTGCCAGAACGGCCTGAAGGAGCCCCAATCACAGTTCCCCGTATCGGTGGCCCGCGAGGCGCTGCGCGACATCGAAGCGGCGTACAAGGACTTCGGCAAACCGGAAAACCTGTCCTTCGTCGCGCACGACGGCGGCCACGTGTTCGACTTGCCCAGCCTGATGACATTCATCGAGGAGCGGCTGGGGCGCTGCCACTCGGCCGGACCAGGAGGCCTGACGGTCAGGCCAACCTGGCACAAAAGATACGGCATCCGAGAGGTTTCCTTCGAAAGGAGATAG